In Romboutsia lituseburensis, a genomic segment contains:
- a CDS encoding CorA family divalent cation transporter yields MHILNLETREKKDKFEKSFYNENDSYLILSSVDELKLLKDILKIDEITFKDCLKFDENIKLDLFEKYDFLSVNTFEIVDNKAEIEEVNIYLSDNFILVVCSENHFIYEFVKNMILNNIKMEDTPSIVSLFKINYLIVKNIIIHEFESLEKVEDMILKLEDEILEGAIDDHVSKINYIRGITRTVVKNTRPLLYIGDRILKENIRYLKYSDVKKYNLDNLQGIDFGIDKLYSFALSTRELADKLLDIYSSQVAEKTNVLITKLTVLTGIAAPLTIITGIYGMNFKVMPELEWTFGYPLTIFIMLIIVIVGIVIFKLKKLL; encoded by the coding sequence ATGCATATTTTAAATTTAGAAACTAGAGAAAAAAAAGATAAATTTGAAAAAAGCTTTTATAATGAAAATGATTCATACCTAATTTTAAGTTCTGTCGATGAATTAAAGCTTCTAAAGGATATTTTAAAAATAGATGAAATTACATTTAAAGATTGTCTTAAATTTGATGAAAATATAAAGCTTGATTTATTTGAAAAATATGATTTTTTAAGTGTTAACACTTTTGAAATTGTAGACAATAAAGCTGAAATAGAAGAAGTAAATATCTATCTATCAGATAACTTTATACTAGTTGTTTGTAGCGAAAATCACTTTATATATGAGTTTGTTAAAAATATGATCTTAAATAATATAAAGATGGAAGATACACCTAGCATAGTAAGTCTTTTTAAAATTAATTATTTAATAGTTAAAAATATAATAATACATGAATTTGAGAGCCTTGAAAAGGTAGAAGACATGATTCTTAAGTTAGAGGATGAAATTCTAGAAGGTGCTATAGACGATCATGTATCAAAGATAAATTATATAAGAGGAATAACTAGAACTGTTGTAAAAAATACAAGACCGCTTTTATATATAGGTGATAGAATCTTAAAAGAAAACATAAGGTATTTAAAATATTCAGATGTTAAAAAATATAATTTAGACAACTTACAAGGTATTGATTTCGGAATAGATAAATTATATAGTTTTGCATTATCTACAAGAGAGTTAGCTGATAAGTTATTAGATATCTATTCTTCTCAAGTTGCAGAAAAAACAAATGTATTAATTACAAAACTTACAGTTCTTACAGGAATAGCAGCTCCCCTTACTATTATAACAGGTATTTATGGAATGAACTTTAAGGTTATGCCAGAGCTTGAATGGACTTTTGGATATCCTTTAACCATTTTCATAATGTTAATTATAGTTATTGTTGGGATAGTAATATTTAAATTGAAAAAATTGCTTTGA
- a CDS encoding alanyl-tRNA editing protein has translation MEKLYYKDQYIKEFTAEIEEILEIDNKFHILLDKTAFFPGGGGQFCDLGKIDVHDVIDTYEKDGKVYHIVEKKPIKIHKVKCFIDWYRREDGMHQHFAQHVLSGCFYTLFKKNTVGFHLGKEVSTVDIETILSSEEIKEAEEYANKIIGENILLETLTPSKKELKKIWIRRDLPDTAEEIRIVKIGDLDSNACCGVHPKSTLDLRMIKIKKWEKSRGATRIEFLAGQRAVDYSAKRDLCLNDICKYLRCGEEEAIKGIKNLHERLEIALGENKKLEEAVSNYEIKEMLANSEKVQNLNIVKKVYDNQNSKYALKVANKIVEFENSIALIGIKSEDRVNLIFACNENLSKINMNNVLKDAMTLVDGRGGGSPTLAQGGGKNNGNLEVAIDYAIKKIEKSM, from the coding sequence ATGGAAAAATTATATTATAAAGATCAGTACATAAAAGAATTTACTGCAGAAATAGAAGAAATATTAGAGATAGATAATAAGTTTCACATACTTCTTGATAAAACAGCATTCTTCCCAGGAGGGGGAGGTCAATTCTGCGATTTAGGTAAAATAGATGTACATGATGTCATAGATACTTATGAAAAGGATGGGAAAGTTTATCATATTGTAGAAAAAAAACCTATAAAGATACATAAAGTAAAATGTTTTATAGATTGGTACCGTAGAGAAGATGGTATGCACCAGCACTTTGCACAGCATGTACTTTCAGGATGTTTTTACACATTGTTTAAGAAAAATACTGTTGGTTTCCATTTAGGAAAAGAAGTAAGCACGGTAGACATAGAAACAATTCTTTCATCTGAAGAAATAAAAGAAGCTGAAGAATATGCAAATAAAATCATTGGTGAAAATATCCTTTTAGAAACTCTTACCCCTTCTAAAAAAGAGTTGAAAAAGATTTGGATAAGGAGAGACTTACCAGACACTGCAGAAGAAATTAGAATTGTAAAAATCGGTGATTTAGATAGTAATGCTTGTTGTGGTGTTCATCCAAAGTCTACTTTAGATCTTCGAATGATAAAAATAAAGAAATGGGAGAAGAGTAGAGGAGCAACTAGAATAGAATTTTTAGCAGGTCAGAGAGCGGTTGATTATTCAGCAAAAAGAGATTTATGTTTAAATGATATATGTAAGTATTTACGTTGTGGAGAAGAAGAAGCTATTAAAGGAATAAAAAATTTACATGAAAGATTAGAAATTGCCTTAGGAGAGAATAAAAAGTTAGAAGAAGCTGTATCTAATTATGAAATAAAAGAAATGTTAGCAAATAGCGAAAAGGTCCAAAATTTAAATATAGTTAAAAAAGTTTATGATAATCAAAATTCAAAATATGCACTAAAAGTAGCTAATAAAATAGTAGAGTTTGAAAATTCTATCGCACTAATAGGAATTAAAAGTGAGGATAGGGTTAATCTTATATTTGCTTGCAATGAAAATCTGTCTAAGATAAATATGAACAATGTATTGAAAGATGCTATGACTCTTGTTGATGGTAGAGGAGGAGGAAGTCCGACTCTAGCACAAGGAGGAGGAAAAAATAACGGTAATTTAGAAGTTGCTATAGATTATGCAATAAAGAAGATAGAAAAATCTATGTAA
- a CDS encoding alpha/beta fold hydrolase, with protein sequence MFIETNDNLKLYVKKSGKGIPCIFIHGGPGAWSKDFEIFCGKQLEKDFEMIYLDQRGCGRSEGYENTDYSINKIVEDIELIRKKLDIKKWVLLAHSFGGIIATSYVNKYQENVCGLILANCALNFNQSLESQINKGCELLNITRKENEISLREEWKQIAYNLVKEDKYYILQYKDYNNYIKMNSIDDEIININMSNQSFNNKSYFLDYCKLSEKINTPTLIITGSEDYAIGVRHFENFKFQDKIIKTINGKHTPYLEDTSEFIKAIEEYAFSIRNR encoded by the coding sequence ATGTTTATAGAAACAAATGATAATTTAAAACTATATGTTAAAAAATCTGGAAAAGGCATACCTTGTATTTTTATACATGGAGGACCAGGAGCATGGAGCAAAGACTTTGAAATTTTCTGTGGAAAACAATTAGAAAAAGATTTTGAAATGATTTATTTAGATCAAAGAGGATGTGGAAGATCAGAAGGTTATGAAAATACAGATTACTCCATAAATAAAATAGTAGAGGATATTGAATTAATAAGAAAAAAGCTCGATATAAAAAAGTGGGTATTATTAGCTCATTCTTTTGGAGGAATAATAGCCACTAGCTATGTAAATAAATATCAAGAAAATGTATGTGGATTAATTTTAGCAAATTGCGCTCTCAATTTTAATCAGAGTCTAGAAAGCCAAATAAATAAAGGCTGTGAACTATTGAATATTACAAGAAAAGAAAATGAAATAAGTTTAAGAGAAGAGTGGAAACAAATAGCCTACAATTTAGTCAAAGAAGATAAGTATTACATATTACAATATAAAGATTATAATAACTACATTAAAATGAATAGTATAGATGATGAAATCATAAATATAAACATGTCTAATCAATCATTTAATAATAAAAGTTATTTTTTAGATTATTGTAAGCTTAGTGAAAAAATTAATACTCCGACATTAATAATAACAGGTAGTGAAGATTATGCAATAGGAGTAAGACATTTCGAAAATTTTAAATTTCAAGATAAAATAATTAAAACAATTAATGGAAAGCATACTCCATATCTAGAAGATACATCTGAATTTATAAAAGCAATTGAAGAGTATGCATTTTCTATTAGAAATAGATAA